One window of the Salvia splendens isolate huo1 chromosome 1, SspV2, whole genome shotgun sequence genome contains the following:
- the LOC121801227 gene encoding cyclin-D3-1-like has translation MLPHTPFLDLDPLFCDEDHFDSTQNQETSYSLISHSFFNLSQPDHDSDNDEELTSLLHKEQQNAPHQQDPTPNPTREQVVQWMLRVVAYYSFSPLTALLAVTYLDRFLHRCDKPWMFQLAAVASLSIAAKVDETDVPLLLDFQVEEPIYVFQPKNIQKMEILILSTLEWKMNLITPFSFLDYLARRLGLNEHLCRDFLTRCERLILSVVTDSRFMGYLPSTMATAAMVHVIASIEPSIDLEQQDQLLGILGSNKDKVRNCCTLIQEVATNVGNKRKLGSLPCSPKGVFDLSFISDSSNDSWAVASNSSSVSSSPQFKKIKTHQFSEF, from the exons ATGCTTCCCCACACTCCCTTCCTCGACCTCGACCCTCTCTTCTGCGATGAAGACCACTTCGACTCCACCCAAAATCAAGAAACCTCCTATTCCTTAATCTCTCATTCTTTCTTCAATCTCTCCCAACCAGACCACGACAGCGACAACGACGAGGAGCTCACCTCACTACTGCACAAAGAGCAGCAAAACGCACCGCACCAACAAGATCCAACGCCTAACCCCACAAGGGAACAAGTAGTTCAATGGATGCTTCGAGTGGTTGCCTACTATTCCTTCTCCCCTCTCACTGCGCTTCTTGCAGTCACCTATCTCGATAGATTTCTCCACAGATGCGACAAGCCATGGATGTTTCAGCTCGCTGCTGTCGCTTCTCTCTCTATCGCTGCAAAAGTTGACGAAACCGATGTCCCTCTTCTTCTCGATTTTCAA GTGGAGGAGCCCATTTATGTGTTTCAGCCCAAAAACATCCAGAAAATGGAGATTCTGATTCTGTCTACGCTTGAGTGGAAGATGAATCTCATCACCCCATTTTCGTTTCTTGATTACCTTGCAAGAAGGCTGGGGTTGAATGAGCATCTTTGTAGGGATTTTCTCACTAGATGCGAGCGATTGATTCTCTCTGTTGTTACTg ACAGCAGATTCATGGGGTATCTGCCTTCAACAATGGCGACTGCTGCAATGGTGCATGTGATAGCCAGCATTGAACCCTCCATCGATTTGGAACAACAAGATCAACTATTGGGAATTCTTGGAAGCAACAAG GACAAGGTGAGAAACTGCTGTACTCTAATTCAAGAAGTGGCAACAAATGTCGGAAACAAGAGAAAGTTAGGATCTTTGCCTTGTAGCCCCAAAGGGGTGTTTGATCTGTCATTCATCTCCGATTCATCCAACGATTCTTGGGCAGTGGCTTCAAATTCTTCCTCAGTTTCGTCCTCGCCGCAGTTCAAGAAAATCAAGACACATCAATTTTCAGAATtctaa
- the LOC121801235 gene encoding putative F-box/LRR-repeat protein 8, which yields MGQTASSARPRSSKSTAAIPPFPPEPPPENPDVSAAEFSDSAEIDYSLSLPDECLACIFQTLSAGDRKRASVVCRRWLAVEGQSRHRLSLKAVAELSDAIPRLFARFDSVTKLALKCDRRSVSVGDEALILISQRCRNLTRLKLRACRELTDEGMSIFAANCRNLQKFSCGSTSFGAKGMNALIENCGLLEELSVKRLRGITDAAAAEAIGPGKAADSLKIICLKDLYNGQCFGPLIIGAKKLRSLKLFRCSGEWNKLLELIADRVDTLIEVHLERIQVSDLGLSALSKCANLEVLHLVKTPECTDIGLMAVAKKCRLLRKLHIDGWKTNRIGDDGLIAVANNCPNLQELVLIGVNPTRLSLEKLATNCQSLERLALCGSETVGDTEISCIAAKCFALKKLCIKSCPMSDHGMEALAGGCPNLVKVKVKKCRGVTSEGADWLRAKRGFLSVNLDAVEPELPEGSISEQEVVDAADVDTPPGGRSGDPSIASSSSNGRSTSFKTRLGSFSRRGLVMCTFKRWPRFGGRLRSRSGRG from the coding sequence ATGGGCCAAACCGCCTCCTCCGCGAGACCCAGATCCTCCAAATCCACCGCCGCTATCCCACCGTTTCCACCCGAGCCGCCCCCCGAAAATCCCGACGTTTCCGCCGCCGAATTCAGCGATTCCGCCGAAATCGATTACTCTCTGAGCCTCCCCGACGAATGCCTGGCGTGCATATTTCAAACCCTTTCCGCCGGCGACAGGAAGCGCGCGTCGGTGGTGTGCCGCCGCTGGCTCGCGGTGGAGGGGCAGAGCCGCCACCGCCTCTCGCTGAAGGCGGTGGCGGAGCTCTCGGACGCCATCCCTCGCCTCTTCGCCCGCTTCGATTCCGTCACCAAGCTCGCGCTCAAATGCGACCGCAGATCCGTCAGCGTCGGCGACGAGGCGCTGATTCTGATCTCGCAGAGGTGCAGGAATCTCACGAGGCTGAAGCTCCGCGCCTGCCGCGAGCTCACCGACGAGGGGATGTCGATTTTCGCCGCGAATTGCAGAAATCTGCAGAAATTCTCGTGCGGGTCTACCAGTTTTGGGGCTAAAGGGATGAATGCGTTGATCGAGAATTGCGGATTGCTCGAGGAGCTCTCGGTGAAGCGATTGCGAGGGATTACTGACGCTGCGGCAGCTGAAGCAATTGGGCCTGGTAAAGCTGCTGATTCTTTGAAAATTATTTGTTTGAAAGATCTTTACAATGGGCAGTGTTTTGGCCCTTTGATAATTGGGGCTAAGAAATTGAGAAGTTTGAAGCTTTTTAGATGCTCTGGAGAGTGGAATAAATTGTTAGAATTGATTGCTGATAGGGTTGATACTTTGATTGAGGTTCATTTAGAGAGGATTCAGGTTAGTGATTTAGGGCTTTCTGCCCTCTCTAAATGTGCTAATCTTGAGGTGCTGCATTTGGTGAAGACGCCCGAATGCACGGACATAGGGCTTATGGCTGTCGCGAAGAAATGTAGGTTGCTTAGGAAGCTCCATATTGATGGATGGAAGACTAATAGGATAGGTGATGATGGTTTGATTGCTGTGGCTAATAACTGCCCTAATCTGCAAGAATTGGTCTTGATCGGTGTGAATCCGACAAGGTTGAGTTTGGAGAAGCTGGCTACGAATTGCCAGAGTTTGGAGAGATTAGCCCTTTGTGGGAGTGAAACTGTTGGAGACACGGAGATATCTTGCATTGCTGCAAAGTGCTTCGCGCTGAAGAAGCTGTGCATCAAGAGCTGTCCGATGTCGGATCATGGCATGGAGGCGTTGGCGGGTGGGTGCCCTAATCTGGTGAAGGTGAAGGTGAAGAAGTGTAGGGGGGTGACGTCTGAGGGAGCGGATTGGCTGAGGGCGAAAAGGGGATTTCTTTCCGTGAATTTGGATGCTGTCGAGCCTGAATTGCCAGAGGGTAGCATTAGCGAGCAGGAAGTTGTCGATGCTGCTGATGTTGATACTCCACCGGGTGGGAGAAGTGGAGACCCTAGCATTGCATCAAGCAGCAGCAACGGGAGGTCCACTTCGTTCAAGACGAGGCTAGGGTCTTTCTCAAGGAGAGGCTTGGTGATGTGCACATTCAAGAGGTGGCCGAGGTTTGGTGGTAGATTGAGGAGCAGATCCGGAAGGGGCTGA